A stretch of DNA from Pseudonocardia hierapolitana:
GCGCCACCTCGCGGGCGAGGCCGGGATCCGCCAGTTCCTCGACGTCGGCACCGGCCTGCCCACGATGCAGAACACCCACGAGGTGGCCCAGTCGGTCGCACCAGAGGCCAAGATCGTCTACGTCGACAACGACCCGCTCGTGCTCGCGCACGCCAGAGCGCTCCTGGTCAACACGACTCCGGAGGGTGTCACGCAGTACATCGACGCCGACTACCACCAGCCGGATCGCATCATCGAGCAGGCCCGCGAGATCCTGGACTTCTCCCGGCCCATCGCCGTGATGTTCATGGGCGTGTTCGGCTACGTCCCCGACTACGACGAGGCGCGCTCGATCATCTCCCGGGTGATCGACACCACCCCGTCCGGCAGCTACCTGGCGCTGTGGGACGGCACCAGCACCAGCGAGGCCGTCGTCAGGGGCGCTCGGGCCCAGGCCGAGCTGGGGTCGCCGTACCAGCTGCGCACCGTCGAGGAGATCCGCGGCTGGTTCGCGGGCACGGAGCCGATCGAGCCCGGGATCGTGCCGCTCACCCAGTGGCGACCGGAGAACGTCGAGGTCGGCCGAACCGAGCACATCGACGCCTACTGCGGCGTCGGCCGCAAGCCCTGACGAAGCCCGGCCCGTGACCGTCGTGTGGTGGGCCGCCCCGGTGGCGCCCGCGGACGCCCCGGGGCTGGTCGCGTTGCTGGACGGTCACGAGCGCGACCGGCTGGACCGCTTCCGGCGCCCGGCCGACCGGGCCCGCTACCTCGCCGCACACGCGCTGGTGCGCCTGGTGCTCGCCGCCACCGTCGGCACACCGGCCGCCGCGCTGCCGTTCGACCGCACCTGCCGCTGCGGCGCGCAGCACGGCAAGCCGGTGCTGCCGGGGGGACCCGGGTTCTCCCTGACGCACGCGGGCGACCTCGTCGGCGTCGCCGTGCACCCGGACGGCGCCGTCGGGCTCGACGTCGAACAGGCCCGCGAGCTCGGCGACCTGCCCGCCATGGTCGCCCACGTCTGCTCGCCGCAGGAGTCCGCGGCGGACGCGGACGCCTTCTTCACGCTCTGGACGCGCAAGGAGGCGCTGCTCAAGGCGGTCGGCACCGGCCTCGCTACACCGATGTCGGCGATCACGCTCGGCCCGGCGGGCGTGATCGCCTGGACCGGGGACGACGCGCCGCGCGACCCGCTGTGGCTCGCCGACCTGCACCCCGCCGCCGGCTACCACGCCGCCGTCGCCGGCACCGGCCCCCGGCCGGAGATCACCGAGGAGCGCGGCGACGGCCTCCTGGCCGCTCAGGCCCGGTAGAGCTTCTCCGTGTACGAGGGCCCGTAGTACTTCTCGAGCTCCTCGAGCGGGACGTCCTTGTTGACCAGGGCCTTCGAGATGCGCGCCGTCGACGGGAGCGCCTCGTGGTCCCACGACTCGGGCTGCCACAGCTTCGACCGCATGAACGCCTTCGCGCAGTGGTAGAAGACCTCGTCGATCGCCACCTCCAGGGCAAGGATCGGCCGGTGCCCCTTCACCACCATCTCGTCGAAGTACGGGGCGTCGCGCAGCAACCGCGCCCGCCCGTTCACCCGCAGCGTGTCGCCGCGCCCGGGAACGAGGAAGATCAGGCCGACGTGCGGATT
This window harbors:
- a CDS encoding SAM-dependent methyltransferase, whose amino-acid sequence is MTDQPLPDIRPDVPHGARIWNYWLGGKDNYAADREIGDAVSSVFPEIVDMAFKSRQFLIRAVRHLAGEAGIRQFLDVGTGLPTMQNTHEVAQSVAPEAKIVYVDNDPLVLAHARALLVNTTPEGVTQYIDADYHQPDRIIEQAREILDFSRPIAVMFMGVFGYVPDYDEARSIISRVIDTTPSGSYLALWDGTSTSEAVVRGARAQAELGSPYQLRTVEEIRGWFAGTEPIEPGIVPLTQWRPENVEVGRTEHIDAYCGVGRKP
- a CDS encoding pyridoxamine 5'-phosphate oxidase family protein; translation: MATAEISPGTTSTEITSVAELEALVGTPLTAVAQKVRPSFDPIDRLWLEHSPLCIIGTSDAEGNLDVSPKGDPAGRLAHVIDDHTLAIAERPGNRRVDGYRNILTNPHVGLIFLVPGRGDTLRVNGRARLLRDAPYFDEMVVKGHRPILALEVAIDEVFYHCAKAFMRSKLWQPESWDHEALPSTARISKALVNKDVPLEELEKYYGPSYTEKLYRA
- a CDS encoding 4'-phosphopantetheinyl transferase family protein, yielding MTVVWWAAPVAPADAPGLVALLDGHERDRLDRFRRPADRARYLAAHALVRLVLAATVGTPAAALPFDRTCRCGAQHGKPVLPGGPGFSLTHAGDLVGVAVHPDGAVGLDVEQARELGDLPAMVAHVCSPQESAADADAFFTLWTRKEALLKAVGTGLATPMSAITLGPAGVIAWTGDDAPRDPLWLADLHPAAGYHAAVAGTGPRPEITEERGDGLLAAQAR